Proteins from one Oryza sativa Japonica Group chromosome 12, ASM3414082v1 genomic window:
- the LOC4351468 gene encoding uncharacterized protein has translation MEVDASAVARALPRDFPPIENLSFEGFPRYTFKIGNRIHCTNLMYRPGSRTLLTQEEAHEIIREGLRSDIRRGRIQLNADFLQQLVDQVRDHILQRQRRGTATAMDGVVEVEDAYRNGGFGAIPASSKAMAELQEAMASDARERGCAVCLEDFEAGEKLTRMPCSHCFHATCILDWLRLSHRCPLCRFPMPTQDQSY, from the coding sequence ATGGAGGTGGATGCCTCCGCGGTCGCAAGAGCACTACCAAGAGATTTCCCTCCCATCGAGAACTTGAGCTTCGAAGGCTTCCCCCGTTATACTTTCAAGATCGGCAACCGGATCCACTGCACCAACTTGATGTATCGCCCAGGTAGTCGGACGCTATTAACGCAGGAAGAAGCTCATGAGATCATTCGCGAGGGCTTGAGGTCTGACATTCGTCGGGGCCGCATACAACTGAACGCCGACTTCTTGCAGCAGCTTGTTGATCAGGTTCGCGATCATATTCTTCAGCGTCAGCGCCGTGGCACTGCCACTGCCATGGATGGAGTAGTGGAGGTGGAGGATGCGTACAGGAACGGTGGGTTCGGCGCTATCCCCGCGTCGAGCAAGGCCATGGCCGAGCTGCAGGAGGCGATGGCAAGCGACGCCAGGGAACGCGGGTGCGCTGTGTGCCTGGAGGATTTCGAGGCGGGAGAGAAGCTGACGAGGATGCCCTGCTCGCATTGCTTCCATGCGACCTGCATCTTGGATTGGCTCCGCCTCAGCCATCGTTGCCCGCTCTGCAGATTCCCGATGCCAACCCAAGACCAATCTTACTAG